In Flavobacterium cerinum, one genomic interval encodes:
- the lipA gene encoding lipoyl synthase, translating into METVLDTNIIPTGKPKWLRVKLPTGKKYTELRGLVDKYKLNTICTSGSCPNMGECWGEGTATFMILGNVCTRSCGFCGVKTGRPETVDWDEPEKVARSIKLMNIKHAVITSVDRDDIKDGGSIIWKETVKAIRRMNPETTLETLIPDFQGMERNIDRIVEANPEVVSHNMETVRRLTREVRIQAKYDRSLAVLKYLKDKGIRRTKSGIMLGLGETEEEVIQTMTDLREANVDIVTIGQYLQPSKKHLPVKEFITPEQFAKYEAIGKELGFRHVESGALVRSSYHAQKHIL; encoded by the coding sequence ATGGAAACTGTTTTAGATACGAATATCATCCCTACCGGCAAACCGAAATGGTTACGTGTAAAGTTGCCAACGGGAAAAAAATATACGGAATTAAGAGGCCTTGTAGACAAATACAAACTGAATACCATCTGTACGTCAGGTAGTTGTCCGAATATGGGTGAATGTTGGGGAGAAGGAACGGCTACCTTTATGATATTAGGTAACGTATGTACGCGTTCCTGTGGTTTTTGCGGCGTAAAAACCGGACGTCCGGAAACAGTGGATTGGGACGAACCTGAAAAAGTGGCCCGTTCTATCAAATTGATGAATATTAAACACGCGGTAATTACCAGTGTTGACCGTGACGATATTAAAGACGGCGGTTCTATTATCTGGAAAGAAACCGTAAAAGCGATCCGTCGAATGAATCCGGAAACTACTTTAGAAACCCTTATCCCGGATTTTCAGGGAATGGAACGTAATATCGACCGTATCGTTGAAGCAAATCCTGAAGTAGTATCGCACAACATGGAAACCGTTCGTCGTTTAACACGAGAAGTGCGTATCCAGGCAAAATACGATCGTAGTCTTGCCGTATTAAAATATTTAAAAGACAAAGGCATCCGTCGTACCAAATCCGGAATTATGTTAGGATTAGGTGAAACCGAAGAGGAAGTAATCCAAACAATGACCGATTTACGCGAAGCTAATGTTGATATTGTAACCATAGGTCAATATCTGCAACCCAGTAAAAAGCATTTACCGGTAAAAGAGTTTATCACACCGGAACAATTTGCCAAATACGAAGCAATCGGTAAAGAATTAGGATTCCGCCATGTAGAAAGCGGTGCTTTGGTTCGTTCGTCTTACCACGCTCAAAAACACATTTTATAA